From Demequina lutea, a single genomic window includes:
- a CDS encoding transposase yields MPKPYPSEFRDDVVRVARNREPGVSIDRIAKDFGVHPMTLQKWLQRAAVDDGTKPGQSRTESAELRESRKRVRLLEQENEVLRRAAAYLSQANLPRKGGTRS; encoded by the coding sequence AGTGAGTTCCGGGATGACGTGGTGCGCGTCGCGCGCAACCGTGAACCTGGTGTTTCGATCGATCGGATCGCGAAAGACTTCGGCGTTCACCCGATGACGTTGCAGAAGTGGTTGCAGCGCGCCGCGGTCGACGACGGAACCAAACCCGGCCAATCCCGCACCGAGTCCGCCGAGTTGCGAGAATCGCGGAAGCGGGTCCGGCTGCTCGAGCAGGAGAACGAGGTGCTGCGGCGGGCGGCGGCGTATCTGTCGCAGGCGAACCTGCCGAGAAAAGGTGGTACCCGCTCGTGA